Proteins encoded in a region of the Nocardia asteroides genome:
- a CDS encoding bifunctional [glutamine synthetase] adenylyltransferase/[glutamine synthetase]-adenylyl-L-tyrosine phosphorylase, translated as MVRPPSARSAVPGVGRLGLLEPSAAASLRELGWDNVESIPVLWALSRAPDADLALSTLMRLRESSGSGWDAIDSAIRTDTSLRGRLFALLGSSSALGDHLVAAPSAWEVLRRKELPGRDELIADLLTVVEAQPEQGPNAAPMLYRAGISEPAVVASLRKRYRDQLMLLAALDLAATVENEPVLPYQVVGRHLTDLADAALTAALAVAVARVCKDEPVPVRLGVIAMGKCGARELNYVSDVDVVFVAEPADATATRLAAEMMSVASQAFFEVDAALRPEGKAGALVRTLDSHIAYYKRWARTWEFQALLKNRPATGDLALGEQYRAALMPMVWSASERPDFVADVQAMRRRVEDLVPADLRERELKLGHGSLRDVEFAVQLLQLVHGRVDDTLHVQGTVEALTALAAGGYVGRDDAANLTASYEFLRLLEHRLQLQRLRRTHTLPADDDEEGMRWLARAAHIRPDGRQDAVGVLGSEIRRNAVRVRRLHAKLFYRPLLDSVVRLDSDALRLSPEAAIRQLAALGYAAPEHALGHLKALTGGVSRKGRIQALLLPTLLEWLGDTPNPDAGLLAYRRVSEGLADQIWFLRELRDEGAIAQRLMIVLGSSEYLPDLLINAPETIRMYADGPGGPLLLGPQPDEVARGILTAAARYEDSKRAVAAARSLRRHELARVASADLLGMLEVPQVCRALSSVWVAVLEASLRAVIRASEAERGEPAPADIAVIGMGRLGGMELGYGSDADVLFVCDPRPGTDETKAVKWAIGVADRVQQLLGAPSTDPPLHVDAGLRPEGRNGSLVRTLAAYAAYYEQWAQPWEVQALLRANQVAGDQELGVRFLHVIDKVRYPEGGVSAEAVREIRRIKARVDAERLPRGADPATHTKLGRGGLADIEWTVQLTQLRHAHEVPGLHNTSTLEALDVIEQTELLDAQDVALLRDAWLTATNARNALVLVRGKPTDQLPGPGRLLSAVARVAGWPNDDGSEFLDHYMRVTRRAKAVVERVFGA; from the coding sequence ATGGTCCGGCCCCCGTCTGCCCGCTCCGCTGTCCCCGGTGTCGGTCGGCTCGGATTGCTCGAGCCCTCCGCCGCCGCGTCGCTGCGCGAACTGGGGTGGGACAACGTCGAGAGCATCCCCGTGCTGTGGGCGCTGTCCCGCGCGCCGGACGCCGACCTCGCGTTGAGCACGCTCATGCGGCTGCGGGAGAGCAGCGGAAGCGGCTGGGACGCCATCGATTCGGCGATCCGCACGGATACGTCGCTGCGCGGCAGGCTGTTCGCGCTGCTGGGCTCCTCCAGCGCGTTGGGCGATCACCTCGTCGCCGCGCCGTCCGCCTGGGAAGTCCTGCGCCGCAAGGAGTTGCCCGGCCGCGACGAGCTGATCGCCGATCTGCTCACGGTGGTCGAGGCGCAACCCGAGCAAGGCCCGAACGCGGCCCCGATGCTCTACCGGGCCGGCATCTCCGAGCCCGCTGTGGTGGCGTCGCTGCGCAAGAGGTACCGCGACCAGCTGATGCTGCTGGCCGCGCTGGATCTGGCGGCCACGGTGGAGAACGAGCCGGTGTTGCCGTACCAGGTGGTCGGCAGGCATCTCACCGACCTGGCCGATGCCGCCCTGACCGCGGCGCTGGCCGTCGCGGTGGCGCGGGTCTGCAAGGACGAGCCGGTGCCGGTGCGGTTGGGCGTGATCGCGATGGGCAAGTGCGGCGCGCGCGAGTTGAACTATGTCAGCGACGTCGACGTGGTGTTCGTCGCCGAGCCCGCCGACGCCACCGCCACGCGCTTGGCCGCGGAGATGATGAGCGTGGCGAGCCAGGCGTTCTTCGAGGTGGATGCGGCACTGCGGCCGGAGGGCAAAGCCGGTGCGCTGGTACGGACGCTGGATTCGCATATCGCCTACTACAAGCGGTGGGCCCGGACCTGGGAATTCCAAGCGCTGTTGAAGAACCGCCCGGCCACCGGTGATCTCGCGCTCGGCGAGCAGTACCGCGCCGCGCTGATGCCGATGGTCTGGTCGGCCTCGGAGCGTCCCGACTTCGTCGCCGACGTCCAGGCGATGCGCCGCCGGGTGGAGGATCTGGTGCCCGCCGATCTGCGCGAACGCGAGTTGAAGCTCGGGCACGGCAGCCTGCGGGATGTCGAGTTCGCCGTGCAACTGCTGCAGTTGGTGCACGGGCGGGTGGACGACACGTTGCACGTGCAGGGCACCGTCGAGGCGCTGACCGCGCTGGCCGCGGGCGGGTACGTGGGTCGCGACGACGCGGCCAATCTCACCGCGTCCTACGAGTTCCTGCGTCTGCTGGAACACCGGCTGCAACTCCAGCGGCTGCGTCGCACTCACACGCTGCCCGCCGACGACGACGAGGAGGGCATGCGCTGGCTGGCGCGCGCCGCCCATATCCGGCCCGACGGCAGGCAGGACGCGGTGGGTGTGCTGGGCAGCGAGATCCGCCGGAACGCGGTGCGTGTACGGCGGCTGCACGCCAAGTTGTTCTACCGGCCGCTGCTGGACTCGGTGGTGCGCCTGGATTCCGATGCGCTGCGCCTGAGCCCCGAGGCCGCGATCCGGCAGCTGGCGGCCCTCGGTTACGCGGCGCCCGAACACGCCCTCGGCCACCTGAAGGCCCTGACCGGCGGCGTGTCCCGCAAAGGCCGCATCCAAGCCCTGCTGTTGCCGACGCTGCTCGAATGGCTGGGCGACACGCCGAATCCCGATGCGGGCCTGCTGGCCTACCGCCGGGTGTCGGAGGGCCTGGCCGACCAGATCTGGTTCTTGCGCGAACTGCGCGACGAGGGGGCGATCGCGCAGCGGCTGATGATCGTGCTCGGCTCCTCGGAGTATCTGCCCGACCTGCTCATCAACGCGCCGGAAACGATCCGGATGTACGCCGACGGGCCCGGCGGCCCGCTGCTGCTCGGTCCGCAGCCCGACGAGGTGGCCCGCGGCATCCTCACCGCCGCCGCTCGGTACGAGGACTCGAAACGCGCTGTGGCCGCGGCGCGTTCGTTGCGCAGGCACGAACTGGCGCGGGTGGCGTCGGCCGATCTGCTCGGCATGCTCGAAGTGCCGCAGGTGTGCCGGGCGCTGTCGTCGGTGTGGGTGGCGGTACTGGAAGCGTCGTTACGCGCGGTGATCCGGGCGAGTGAGGCCGAGCGGGGCGAGCCCGCGCCCGCCGACATCGCGGTGATCGGCATGGGCCGGCTCGGTGGCATGGAACTCGGCTACGGCTCCGACGCGGACGTGCTGTTCGTGTGCGACCCACGGCCGGGCACCGACGAGACCAAGGCCGTCAAATGGGCCATCGGGGTGGCCGACCGGGTACAGCAGTTGCTCGGGGCGCCGAGTACGGACCCGCCGCTGCACGTCGACGCCGGGCTGCGCCCGGAGGGTCGCAACGGCTCGCTCGTTCGCACGCTGGCCGCCTATGCCGCGTACTACGAGCAGTGGGCGCAACCCTGGGAGGTGCAGGCGCTGCTGCGCGCCAACCAGGTGGCCGGTGACCAGGAACTCGGGGTGCGCTTCCTGCACGTCATCGATAAGGTGCGGTACCCGGAGGGCGGGGTGTCGGCCGAGGCGGTGCGCGAGATCCGGCGGATCAAGGCCAGGGTGGACGCGGAGCGGCTGCCCCGCGGCGCCGACCCGGCCACGCACACCAAACTGGGGCGCGGCGGCCTGGCCGACATCGAGTGGACGGTCCAGCTGACGCAGCTGCGGCACGCCCACGAGGTGCCCGGCCTGCACAACACCTCCACCTTGGAAGCGCTGGACGTGATCGAGCAGACCGAACTGCTGGACGCGCAGGACGTGGCGCTGTTGCGCGACGCCTGGCTGACCGCGACCAACGCGCGCAACGCCTTGGTCCTGGTGCGCGGCAAGCCCACCGACCAGCTCCCCGGGCCGGGCCGGCTCCTGTCCGCTGTGGCGCGCGTCGCGGGCTGGCCCAACGACGACGGGAGCGAATTCCTCGACCACTACATGCGCGTCACGCGGCGCGCCAAAGCCGTCGTCGAACGAGTCTTCGGCGCCTGA
- a CDS encoding glutamine synthetase family protein: MDRQKEFVLRTLEERDIRFVRLWFTDVLGYLKSVAIAPAELEGAFEEGIGFDGSAIEGFARVSEADMVARPDPSTFQVLPWATSKGHQHSARMFCDITMPDGSPSWADPRHVLRRQLNKAGDVGFSCYVHPEIEFFLLENGPQGGVPVPADSGGFFDQAVHDSAPNFRRHAIDALESMGISVEFSHHEGAPGQQEIDLRYADALSMADNVMTFRYLIKEVAIDEGVRATFMPKPFAEYPGSAMHTHMSLFEGETNAFHDPDDPMNLSETARAFIAGILEHAPEISAVTNQWVNSYKRLIHGGEAPTAASWGRSNRSALVRVPMYTPNKSSSRRVEIRSPDSACNPYLTFAVLLAAGLRGIEKGYTLPPEAEDDVWSLTVAERRAMGFRELPGTLDEALQAMERSELVAETLGEHVFDFFLRNKRREWADYRSQVTPFELKEYLGL, from the coding sequence ATGGATCGCCAGAAGGAATTCGTGCTGCGGACGCTCGAAGAGCGGGACATCCGCTTCGTACGTCTCTGGTTCACCGACGTCTTGGGTTATCTGAAGTCCGTCGCGATCGCACCCGCCGAGCTGGAGGGCGCCTTCGAGGAGGGTATCGGTTTCGACGGCTCGGCCATCGAGGGCTTCGCCCGCGTCTCGGAGGCCGATATGGTCGCCCGGCCGGATCCGTCGACCTTCCAGGTGCTGCCGTGGGCCACCAGCAAGGGCCACCAGCACTCCGCGCGCATGTTCTGCGACATCACCATGCCGGACGGTTCGCCGTCCTGGGCCGACCCGCGCCACGTGCTGCGCCGCCAGCTCAACAAGGCGGGCGACGTCGGCTTCAGCTGCTACGTGCACCCCGAGATCGAGTTCTTCCTGCTGGAGAACGGTCCGCAGGGCGGCGTGCCGGTCCCCGCCGACAGCGGCGGCTTCTTCGACCAGGCCGTGCACGATTCGGCGCCGAACTTCCGCCGCCACGCCATCGACGCGCTGGAGTCCATGGGCATCTCCGTGGAGTTCAGCCACCACGAGGGCGCTCCGGGCCAGCAGGAGATCGACCTGCGCTACGCCGACGCGCTGTCCATGGCCGACAACGTGATGACCTTCCGTTACCTGATCAAGGAAGTGGCCATCGACGAGGGCGTGCGCGCGACGTTCATGCCCAAGCCGTTCGCCGAGTACCCGGGCTCGGCGATGCACACGCACATGAGCCTGTTCGAGGGCGAGACCAACGCCTTCCACGATCCCGACGACCCGATGAACCTGTCGGAGACGGCGCGGGCGTTCATCGCGGGCATCCTCGAGCACGCCCCGGAGATCAGCGCGGTCACCAACCAGTGGGTGAACTCCTACAAGCGCCTCATCCACGGCGGCGAGGCGCCCACCGCGGCCTCGTGGGGCCGTTCCAACCGCTCCGCCTTGGTGCGCGTGCCGATGTACACGCCGAACAAGTCGTCCTCGCGCCGCGTCGAGATCCGCAGCCCAGATTCCGCGTGCAATCCCTACCTGACCTTCGCCGTGCTGCTCGCGGCCGGTTTGCGGGGCATCGAGAAGGGCTACACGCTGCCGCCGGAGGCCGAGGACGACGTGTGGTCGCTGACCGTGGCCGAGCGTCGCGCGATGGGCTTCCGCGAGCTGCCGGGCACCCTGGACGAGGCGCTGCAGGCGATGGAGCGCTCCGAACTGGTCGCCGAGACCCTCGGCGAGCACGTGTTCGACTTCTTTCTGCGCAACAAGCGCCGGGAATGGGCGGACTACCGCAGCCAGGTCACGCCGTTCGAGCTGAAGGAATACCTGGGGCTGTAA